A stretch of Bacillus pseudomycoides DNA encodes these proteins:
- the phaR gene encoding polyhydroxyalkanoic acid synthase subunit PhaR, with protein sequence MIDQKFDPLQAWKEAYEQTETFWGKALNETIKTEEYSAWMGSVLDLNLFYQKMLNDATKGYLEKVNIPTQEDIARVATLVINLENKVDNIEEFLEEKAESLGQSPTLKRDVTKVKQDIGTLENKVDKILELLEKQNEVLAKLQEPVKEAAKAPVKPENKK encoded by the coding sequence GTGATTGATCAAAAATTCGATCCACTACAAGCATGGAAAGAAGCTTATGAACAGACTGAAACATTTTGGGGAAAAGCTCTAAATGAAACAATCAAAACAGAAGAGTATTCTGCTTGGATGGGAAGCGTTCTAGATTTGAACTTGTTTTATCAGAAGATGTTAAATGATGCAACAAAGGGCTATTTAGAAAAAGTGAATATACCAACTCAAGAAGATATTGCAAGAGTAGCGACGCTTGTTATTAACTTAGAAAATAAAGTTGATAACATTGAAGAATTTTTGGAAGAAAAAGCAGAATCTCTAGGACAATCTCCTACGCTAAAGCGTGATGTAACAAAAGTGAAACAAGATATTGGAACTTTAGAAAATAAAGTTGACAAGATTTTAGAATTACTTGAAAAACAAAATGAAGTGTTAGCAAAATTACAGGAACCCGTGAAAGAAGCGGCGAAAGCACCTGTGAAACCAGAAAATAAAAAATAG
- the phaQ gene encoding poly-beta-hydroxybutyrate-responsive repressor yields MLHNEPDQQESFEKNQAKQPNSMPKNFLVPFLLLCLKDWSLHGYKLIQMLMDIGFSSVDQGNVYRTLRKLEKENLISSTWDTSEGGPAKRIYSLTEYGEQYLATCATSFEHYQNMLRTFFTLYTNAFFPFSTSPEKDEKNSSSSPGGTAE; encoded by the coding sequence ATGCTACATAATGAACCAGACCAACAAGAAAGTTTTGAAAAAAACCAAGCGAAACAACCAAACTCCATGCCAAAAAACTTCTTAGTTCCCTTCTTACTTCTATGTCTAAAAGACTGGAGTCTTCACGGTTACAAACTGATTCAAATGCTAATGGATATCGGCTTTTCTTCCGTTGATCAAGGTAATGTGTATAGAACATTACGCAAGTTAGAAAAAGAAAACCTTATTTCTTCTACTTGGGATACAAGTGAAGGTGGGCCAGCAAAGCGAATTTATTCTTTAACAGAATATGGAGAGCAATATTTAGCAACATGCGCGACCTCTTTTGAGCATTATCAAAATATGCTGCGGACGTTTTTCACGTTATACACCAACGCATTCTTTCCATTTTCTACTTCTCCAGAAAAGGATGAGAAAAACTCTTCATCTTCACCTGGTGGTACAGCAGAATGA
- a CDS encoding acetoacetyl-CoA reductase, whose product MTQLNGKVAIVTGGAKGIGKAITVALAKEGAKVVINYNSSKDAAENLVNELGLEGHDVYAVQADVSKLEDAKRLVDEAVNHYGKVDILVNNAGITRDRTFKKLNREDWDRVIDVNLSSVFNTTSAALPYITESEEGRIISISSIIGQAGGFGQTNYSAAKAGMLGFTKSLALELAKTNVTVNAICPGFIDTEMVAEVPEEVRQKIVSKIPKKRFGQADEIAKGVVYLCRDGAYITGQQLNINGGLYM is encoded by the coding sequence ATGACTCAATTAAATGGTAAAGTAGCAATCGTAACAGGTGGAGCAAAGGGAATTGGTAAAGCGATTACAGTAGCATTAGCAAAAGAGGGCGCAAAGGTTGTTATTAACTATAATAGCAGTAAAGATGCAGCTGAAAATCTAGTGAATGAATTAGGATTAGAAGGTCATGATGTATATGCGGTACAAGCAGATGTTTCTAAGCTAGAAGATGCAAAGCGCCTTGTAGATGAAGCAGTGAATCATTACGGTAAGGTAGATATTCTTGTGAATAATGCTGGTATTACAAGAGATCGTACATTCAAAAAGTTAAATCGTGAAGACTGGGATCGCGTAATTGATGTGAATTTAAGTAGCGTATTTAATACAACGAGTGCGGCACTTCCTTACATAACAGAATCAGAAGAAGGTAGAATCATTAGTATTTCTTCTATTATTGGACAAGCTGGTGGATTTGGACAAACAAACTATTCAGCAGCTAAAGCTGGTATGTTAGGGTTTACAAAATCGTTAGCGCTAGAACTTGCGAAAACAAATGTAACAGTGAATGCGATTTGCCCAGGATTCATTGATACAGAAATGGTAGCAGAAGTACCAGAAGAAGTTCGTCAAAAAATCGTTTCTAAGATTCCAAAGAAACGTTTCGGACAAGCGGATGAAATTGCAAAAGGTGTCGTATACCTATGCCGTGATGGAGCGTATATCACAGGTCAGCAATTAAATATTAACGGCGGATTATATATGTAA